The Streptomyces sp. NBC_01353 genome contains a region encoding:
- a CDS encoding DUF364 domain-containing protein → MTVTTPVLSVDALIEAVLAGEHGPLPSELVATSVFWIHHGTRLAGGDTTYLNQYVLVRLGGSFGGCAFEAGEIDPSICHDSSGTPLDVLLREAPRPLRIAALDAYLSEVRPHRVAAEEGDAEPVTLPAGTPEVRAKARDAAIAGLLDIEEGAKVGLIGVVNPLVAAIRERGGEPLPCDFNLKATQWGDPVTDDMHEVLDRAEAVVVTGMTLSNGSFDTVLERCRSRGVPVIVYAQTGSAVARAFLGSGVTALSAEPFPFSQFSAEKTALYRYRTVGGA, encoded by the coding sequence ATGACTGTGACCACCCCCGTTCTCTCCGTCGACGCGCTCATCGAGGCGGTCCTGGCCGGCGAACACGGCCCGCTCCCCTCCGAACTCGTCGCGACCAGTGTGTTCTGGATCCACCACGGCACCCGTCTGGCCGGCGGCGACACCACGTACCTCAACCAGTACGTCCTGGTCCGCCTCGGCGGCTCCTTCGGCGGCTGCGCCTTCGAGGCCGGCGAGATCGACCCCTCGATCTGCCACGACTCCTCCGGCACCCCGCTCGACGTCCTGCTGCGCGAGGCCCCGCGGCCGCTGCGGATCGCCGCCCTCGACGCATACCTCTCCGAGGTCCGCCCGCACCGCGTGGCCGCCGAGGAGGGCGACGCCGAGCCCGTCACACTCCCCGCCGGTACCCCGGAGGTCCGCGCGAAGGCCCGCGACGCGGCCATCGCGGGCCTGCTCGACATCGAGGAGGGCGCGAAGGTCGGCCTCATCGGTGTCGTCAACCCGTTGGTCGCGGCGATCCGCGAGCGCGGCGGCGAACCGCTGCCCTGCGACTTCAACCTCAAGGCCACCCAGTGGGGCGACCCCGTCACGGACGACATGCACGAGGTGCTCGACCGGGCCGAGGCGGTTGTCGTCACCGGGATGACGCTGAGCAACGGCTCCTTCGACACCGTCCTGGAGCGCTGCCGGTCCCGGGGCGTCCCGGTGATCGTGTACGCGCAGACCGGCAGCGCCGTCGCGCGTGCCTTCCTCGGCTCGGGCGTGACCGCCCTGTCCGCGGAGCCGTTCCCCTTCTCCCAGTTCAGCGCCGAGAAGACGGCTCTGTACCGCTACCGGACGGTGGGCGGCGCATGA
- a CDS encoding ABC transporter ATP-binding protein, whose protein sequence is MRITAEKLSWSVAGTPVVREVGVDIAPGETVGLLGPNGSGKSSLLRCLAGLRDPDAGTVRYDGESVRDWSARRIARHVAFVEQDSGADSDLRVADVVGLGRTPFRDRWRGPDATDRAVVASALECVGLTALAGRSWKALSGGERQRAHIARALAQQPYALLLDEPTNHLDVKHQLELMELLTGTDRTVLVALHDLSLAARYCDRLLLLHHGRLIASGTPAAVLTAERLAEVFEVDAELTTDALGHPTVTYRRPLGSPLPAPRPAL, encoded by the coding sequence GTGAGGATCACCGCCGAGAAGCTGAGCTGGTCGGTGGCGGGCACCCCCGTCGTACGCGAGGTCGGCGTGGACATCGCCCCCGGCGAGACGGTCGGACTGCTCGGACCCAACGGCTCGGGCAAGTCCTCGCTGCTGCGCTGCCTGGCCGGGCTCCGGGACCCCGACGCGGGCACGGTCCGCTACGACGGCGAGTCCGTACGGGACTGGAGCGCGCGCCGGATCGCCCGCCATGTCGCCTTCGTCGAACAGGACTCGGGCGCGGACAGCGATCTGCGGGTCGCCGACGTCGTGGGCCTGGGGCGGACCCCGTTCCGGGACCGCTGGCGCGGACCGGACGCCACCGACCGGGCCGTGGTCGCCTCCGCGCTGGAGTGCGTCGGACTCACCGCGCTCGCCGGGCGCTCCTGGAAGGCGCTGTCGGGCGGCGAGCGGCAGCGCGCCCACATCGCCCGCGCGCTGGCCCAACAGCCTTACGCACTCCTCCTCGACGAGCCCACCAACCACCTCGACGTCAAACACCAGTTGGAACTCATGGAGCTGCTGACCGGTACCGACCGGACGGTCCTGGTCGCGCTGCACGACCTGTCGCTCGCCGCCCGGTACTGCGACCGGCTGCTGCTCCTCCACCACGGGCGCCTGATCGCCTCCGGCACCCCCGCGGCCGTCCTGACCGCCGAGCGGCTCGCCGAGGTCTTCGAGGTCGACGCCGAACTCACCACCGACGCGCTGGGACACCCGACCGTCACCTACCGCCGACCGCTCGGCAGCCCGCTCCCGGCGCCCCGACCCGCCCTGTAA
- a CDS encoding iron ABC transporter permease, giving the protein MVLLLLAAGTLAGSVAAAVRIGVADVGWTDLGRVLGAHLGLDVQPLPPLVDSLIWDLRLPRVLMAALVGASLAVCGTVLQAVTRNALADPYLLGVSSGASTGAVTVVVLGVGASTLGVTGGALAGALLSFGLLLLLLRRTGLDSVRIVLTGVVVGQLFTALTSLVLMASADADTTRAVTHWLLGSMAPARWDTVMVCAIVTPLGLAVAWFCSNALDGLAFGTDTAASLGIGVRRTRMLLLVVTAALTAVAVATVGAIGFVGLIVPHGVRFLVGPLHRVLLPYAALSGAVFLVWTDALARIAFAPREVPVGVITALLGVPLFLLVLRKRGEL; this is encoded by the coding sequence GTGGTCCTGCTGCTCCTCGCCGCGGGCACCTTGGCGGGTTCGGTGGCGGCTGCCGTGCGTATCGGTGTCGCCGACGTGGGCTGGACGGACCTCGGCCGAGTCCTCGGCGCCCATCTCGGCCTGGACGTACAGCCGTTGCCTCCCCTGGTCGACTCGCTCATCTGGGACCTGCGGCTGCCGCGCGTGCTGATGGCCGCCCTCGTCGGCGCCTCGCTCGCGGTGTGTGGCACGGTGCTCCAGGCGGTCACCCGCAACGCGCTCGCCGACCCGTACCTGCTCGGTGTCTCCTCCGGCGCGTCGACGGGAGCCGTCACCGTCGTCGTCCTCGGGGTCGGTGCGAGCACCCTCGGGGTCACCGGCGGTGCGCTCGCCGGCGCGCTGCTCTCCTTCGGGCTGCTCCTTCTGCTGCTGCGGCGTACCGGCCTGGATTCCGTACGTATCGTCCTGACCGGCGTCGTGGTCGGTCAGCTCTTCACGGCGCTGACCTCGCTCGTGCTGATGGCCTCGGCGGACGCGGACACCACGCGTGCCGTCACCCACTGGCTGCTCGGCTCGATGGCGCCCGCCCGCTGGGACACGGTCATGGTCTGCGCGATCGTCACCCCGCTGGGTCTCGCGGTCGCCTGGTTCTGCTCGAACGCCCTCGACGGGCTCGCGTTCGGCACCGACACCGCCGCCTCCCTCGGGATCGGCGTACGGCGCACGAGGATGCTCCTGCTCGTCGTCACGGCCGCGCTGACCGCGGTGGCGGTCGCGACCGTCGGTGCCATCGGCTTCGTCGGGCTGATCGTCCCGCACGGGGTGCGGTTCCTCGTCGGACCGCTGCACCGGGTGCTGCTGCCGTACGCGGCGCTCTCGGGCGCGGTGTTCCTGGTGTGGACGGACGCGCTGGCACGCATCGCCTTCGCGCCCCGCGAGGTTCCCGTCGGCGTGATCACCGCCCTGCTCGGCGTACCGCTCTTCCTCCTCGTCCTGCGCAAGCGGGGTGAGCTGTGA
- a CDS encoding ABC transporter substrate-binding protein, translated as MRHPARLGIALTLALATAGCSTAAGGGPEADTKPAAQAAAVTSCGRQLSFAEPPQRAVALDQTSTETLLELGLQDRMAGTANLKTKIPAQYEAAYATVPVVAPKIATGEQLRAATPDFVAAGSADLYTKDRAGTREELETLKVPTFVSAVDCPQQNPAGKTPFELLFSDYENLGKVFGAEERAGKLAADQRAAVATAGENAPKVPQGADRPTVVYLYSVFNGMPYVAGKTGLPSEMSRIVGAKNAFDDVDEDWPEVSWEEVAERDPDFIVIGDLSERGRPGDSAAEKRATMTRHPVISRLAAVRDNKILTVPGIELDPSVRSVHALGLLAQGMKDLGYVR; from the coding sequence ATGCGCCACCCCGCCCGTCTCGGCATCGCCCTGACCCTCGCCCTCGCCACCGCCGGCTGCTCCACGGCGGCCGGCGGCGGTCCCGAAGCGGACACCAAGCCCGCCGCCCAGGCGGCCGCCGTCACCAGCTGCGGCCGTCAGCTGTCCTTCGCCGAGCCGCCGCAGCGCGCCGTCGCCCTGGACCAGACCTCGACCGAGACCCTCCTCGAACTCGGTCTCCAGGACCGGATGGCGGGAACCGCCAACCTCAAGACGAAGATCCCCGCGCAGTACGAGGCCGCGTACGCCACGGTCCCGGTCGTCGCCCCGAAGATCGCCACCGGCGAGCAACTGCGCGCCGCCACACCCGACTTCGTCGCCGCGGGATCCGCGGACCTCTACACCAAGGACCGCGCCGGCACCCGCGAGGAGCTGGAAACCCTCAAGGTCCCCACCTTCGTCAGCGCCGTGGACTGCCCGCAGCAGAACCCGGCCGGCAAGACCCCCTTCGAGCTGCTGTTCTCCGACTACGAGAACCTGGGCAAGGTCTTCGGCGCCGAGGAGCGGGCCGGCAAGCTCGCGGCCGACCAGCGCGCCGCCGTCGCCACGGCGGGGGAGAACGCCCCCAAGGTTCCCCAGGGAGCGGACCGGCCGACCGTGGTCTACCTCTACTCCGTCTTCAACGGGATGCCGTACGTGGCGGGGAAGACCGGCCTGCCCAGTGAGATGAGCCGGATCGTCGGCGCGAAGAACGCCTTCGACGACGTCGACGAGGACTGGCCCGAGGTCTCCTGGGAGGAAGTGGCCGAGCGCGACCCGGACTTCATCGTGATCGGCGACCTGTCCGAGCGCGGCAGGCCCGGCGACAGCGCCGCCGAGAAGCGCGCCACGATGACCCGACACCCGGTGATCTCCCGGCTGGCCGCGGTCCGTGACAACAAGATCCTCACCGTGCCGGGCATCGAGCTGGACCCGTCCGTACGCTCCGTACACGCCCTCGGGCTGCTGGCCCAGGGCATGAAGGACCTCGGGTATGTCCGCTGA
- a CDS encoding MFS transporter, with amino-acid sequence MATTPTPTAPKSAAPPPRSVLRDPAFLRLWAGTTASGLATWALPFVLGLAVLHRDLGAAGLGLVLAARTVGFLVAVAVGGVLADRHSRRAVVLWSALAAAIAAPLLAAGLGRSLVLMTAAAVLAGAGQGACRPAFQALTAEIVDPERRQQANAAMTMAVRSSTLAGPALTALLAAFLDVWTLLLGIGLLWLVAALVPGKGGAGRATTEDPATAPTSHAGFRTEFLEGIREARRHPWFLAGLGALVAVIALGYSATSVALPLISRDRYDTEWVLAAAMTAYTVGALAGALVIARWRPRSQGWAAFAGLAAYGVAPLSLMLPVHPVVVVAAYAVAGIGIELFNVPWFTATQREVAPDKLARVSSLDFLVSYGLAPIGLALIAPAISLFGVTTVLAVCAAACFLVPAAAALVPTARHFGRTPTPTATATATTTTD; translated from the coding sequence GTGGCCACCACACCCACGCCGACAGCCCCCAAGTCCGCTGCCCCGCCGCCGCGTTCGGTCCTCCGCGACCCCGCCTTCCTGCGCCTGTGGGCGGGCACCACCGCCTCCGGGCTCGCGACCTGGGCCCTGCCCTTCGTCCTCGGACTCGCCGTACTCCACCGCGATCTCGGTGCCGCCGGCCTCGGCCTGGTCCTCGCCGCCCGTACCGTCGGCTTCCTCGTCGCCGTCGCCGTCGGCGGCGTCCTTGCCGACCGGCACTCCCGCCGCGCGGTCGTCCTCTGGTCCGCCCTCGCCGCGGCGATCGCCGCGCCCCTCCTCGCCGCCGGTCTGGGGCGTTCGCTCGTCCTGATGACGGCCGCCGCCGTTCTCGCCGGCGCCGGACAGGGCGCCTGCCGCCCGGCCTTCCAGGCGCTCACCGCCGAGATCGTCGACCCCGAGCGCCGTCAGCAGGCGAACGCCGCGATGACCATGGCGGTACGGAGCTCCACGCTCGCCGGACCCGCACTGACCGCGCTGCTCGCGGCCTTCCTCGACGTCTGGACGCTGCTGCTCGGCATCGGCCTGCTCTGGCTGGTCGCCGCGCTGGTCCCGGGCAAGGGCGGCGCCGGGCGCGCCACGACGGAGGACCCGGCCACCGCGCCCACCTCACACGCCGGCTTCCGTACGGAGTTCCTGGAGGGCATACGCGAGGCGCGCCGCCACCCCTGGTTCCTGGCGGGACTCGGCGCCCTCGTCGCCGTCATCGCCCTCGGCTACTCCGCCACCAGCGTCGCGCTGCCCCTGATCAGCCGGGACCGCTACGACACCGAGTGGGTGCTGGCCGCCGCCATGACGGCGTACACCGTGGGCGCGCTCGCCGGCGCCCTGGTCATCGCCCGTTGGCGACCGCGCTCCCAGGGCTGGGCGGCCTTCGCGGGGCTGGCCGCGTACGGCGTCGCACCGCTGAGCCTGATGCTGCCCGTGCACCCCGTCGTGGTCGTCGCCGCGTACGCCGTCGCCGGGATCGGGATCGAGCTGTTCAACGTCCCCTGGTTCACGGCCACCCAGCGCGAGGTCGCCCCGGACAAGCTGGCCCGCGTCTCCTCGCTGGACTTCCTGGTGTCCTACGGCCTCGCGCCGATCGGTCTCGCCCTGATCGCCCCGGCGATATCCCTCTTCGGGGTCACGACCGTCCTGGCCGTCTGCGCCGCCGCCTGCTTCCTCGTACCGGCCGCGGCGGCCCTGGTACCGACCGCCCGCCACTTCGGCCGTACGCCCACGCCCACGGCCACGGCCACGGCCACGACCACGACGGACTGA
- a CDS encoding helix-turn-helix domain-containing protein, which produces MTNGVRAQQREQTRHTLLRESRRLFSKLGYASVGLSEIVGAAGVTKGALYHHFDSKAELFRAVLEQVQQEVAAHIAATADAQEDAWDQFTYGCQAFLSASTDPAIQRIMLVDGPAVLGWRDWRAMNEATSGRHLAQALTVLIHEGTIPAQPVAPLTHLLSGAMNEAALWLATSEDSSDLEDTRQALARMLEALRSK; this is translated from the coding sequence ATGACGAACGGGGTTCGCGCACAGCAGCGGGAGCAGACGCGGCACACCTTGCTGCGGGAGAGCCGACGGCTCTTCTCGAAGCTGGGTTACGCGTCCGTGGGTCTGTCGGAGATCGTCGGGGCCGCCGGAGTGACCAAGGGCGCGCTGTACCACCACTTCGACAGCAAGGCCGAACTCTTCCGGGCCGTCCTGGAGCAGGTGCAGCAGGAGGTCGCGGCGCACATCGCGGCGACGGCGGATGCCCAGGAGGACGCCTGGGACCAGTTCACCTACGGCTGCCAGGCGTTCCTCAGCGCCTCCACCGACCCCGCGATCCAGCGCATCATGCTCGTCGACGGGCCGGCGGTGCTGGGCTGGCGGGACTGGCGGGCGATGAACGAGGCCACCTCGGGTCGCCACCTGGCGCAGGCTCTGACCGTCCTGATCCACGAGGGCACCATCCCCGCACAGCCGGTCGCGCCTCTCACGCATCTGCTGTCGGGGGCGATGAACGAGGCGGCGTTGTGGCTGGCGACGTCGGAGGACTCCTCCGATCTCGAGGACACCCGACAGGCGCTGGCACGGATGTTGGAGGCACTGCGGTCGAAGTGA
- a CDS encoding VOC family protein produces the protein MLTSFCPVICTSRLGESRSFYSRLFGFTATYTTQWYAGLSRPGGRQHELALLDHAHPALPEALRRPVRAVRLTLAVDDTAEEWERIAALGAAGRPDLRRLVITDPNGVRIDVVAPV, from the coding sequence ATGCTGACCAGCTTCTGTCCGGTGATCTGCACCTCACGGCTGGGGGAGTCCCGCAGCTTCTACAGCAGACTGTTCGGCTTCACCGCCACGTACACGACCCAGTGGTACGCCGGTCTCAGCCGGCCCGGGGGGCGACAGCACGAACTCGCCCTGCTCGACCACGCCCATCCGGCGCTGCCGGAGGCGCTCCGACGGCCGGTGCGCGCGGTGCGGCTCACCCTCGCGGTGGACGACACGGCAGAGGAGTGGGAGCGGATCGCCGCCCTCGGGGCGGCAGGACGCCCGGATCTCAGGCGCCTCGTCATCACCGACCCCAACGGGGTCCGGATCGACGTCGTCGCACCGGTCTGA
- a CDS encoding 4'-phosphopantetheinyl transferase superfamily protein, with protein sequence MTSAVRPVGEARVWAVRQAPPWREDLSLSLLDTEERAKAASFIHRRDRSMYLAAHVGLRLLLADRLGVHPRDLRFGRDRCAHCGGPDGRPVLLDGPGGLHFSLSHCAGITLIGVADVLIGVDVERLPGRRTVELCLARLHPREREELLRVPWAVRPLEFCRLWTRKEAYLKALGTGLGRGLDRDYLGAGGEGRPAGWSVVNLSCGPQDRTHAAALAVPRRVRVPVGPGELNWSSYGHVLGGVGSLETRGPG encoded by the coding sequence ATGACATCTGCGGTGCGCCCGGTGGGCGAAGCCCGGGTGTGGGCGGTGCGGCAGGCGCCCCCGTGGCGGGAAGACCTCTCGCTCTCCCTGCTCGACACGGAGGAGCGGGCCAAGGCCGCCTCCTTCATCCACCGGCGCGACCGGTCGATGTACCTCGCGGCGCATGTGGGGTTGCGGCTGCTGCTGGCCGACCGGCTCGGCGTCCACCCCCGGGACCTCCGGTTCGGCCGTGACCGGTGCGCGCACTGCGGCGGGCCGGACGGCCGGCCGGTCCTCCTCGACGGCCCTGGCGGTCTGCACTTCTCCCTCTCCCACTGCGCCGGCATCACCCTCATCGGCGTTGCCGATGTGCTCATCGGGGTCGATGTGGAGCGGCTGCCCGGCCGTCGGACGGTCGAACTGTGCCTGGCGCGGCTGCATCCGCGCGAACGAGAGGAGCTGCTCCGGGTTCCCTGGGCCGTACGCCCCCTGGAATTCTGCCGGTTGTGGACGCGCAAGGAGGCCTACCTGAAGGCGTTGGGGACCGGACTCGGCCGAGGGCTGGACCGGGACTATCTGGGAGCGGGGGGAGAGGGGCGGCCCGCGGGCTGGAGCGTCGTCAACCTGTCCTGCGGCCCGCAGGACCGCACGCATGCCGCGGCGTTGGCCGTTCCGCGGCGGGTGCGGGTGCCCGTCGGACCGGGCGAGCTGAACTGGTCGTCGTACGGCCATGTCCTGGGCGGCGTGGGGTCGTTGGAGACGAGGGGACCAGGTTGA
- a CDS encoding VOC family protein: MTPSAVTSFYPVLCTERLSESVAFYSTLFGFETTYTSDWYVSLRRPEPPHYELALVAAGHETVPEAFRRPAQGLLLNFEVADVDAEYARLVTGAGLRTELPLRSEAFGQRHFIVAAPDGVLIDVITPIAPAAEYTDAYQDLSGASV; this comes from the coding sequence ATGACGCCCTCTGCCGTGACCAGCTTCTATCCCGTGCTCTGCACCGAACGGCTCAGTGAGTCCGTAGCGTTCTACAGCACGCTGTTCGGATTCGAGACGACGTACACGAGCGACTGGTACGTCAGCCTGCGGCGGCCCGAGCCGCCGCATTACGAGCTCGCCCTTGTCGCCGCCGGGCACGAGACCGTGCCGGAGGCCTTCCGTCGGCCGGCCCAGGGTCTGCTCCTCAACTTCGAGGTGGCCGACGTCGACGCCGAGTACGCACGCCTCGTGACGGGCGCCGGCCTGAGGACCGAACTCCCCCTGCGCAGCGAGGCGTTCGGTCAGCGTCACTTCATCGTGGCCGCCCCCGACGGCGTACTGATCGACGTCATCACGCCGATCGCCCCCGCGGCGGAATACACGGACGCCTACCAGGACCTGTCCGGCGCCTCGGTGTGA
- a CDS encoding MFS transporter has product MSTTADTTSQAGPREWLGLAVLALPTLLLSIDVSVLHLAVPHISEGLNPSAAQMLWIIDIYGFLIAGFLVTMGTLGDRIGRRKLLLIGAAAFGLASLAAVFADDSATLIAARAAMGIAGATLMPSTLALIINMFRDARQRGVAIAVWVTMFSVGIALGPVVGGAMLEYFWWGSVFLLGVPIMGVLLVAGPILLPEYRDEEAGRLDLTSVALSLATILPVIYGLKEIANDGVGPVPLAAIVVGLVVGVLFIRRQRTLESPLLDLGLFGNSTFRTALVTLLLSMLVAGGTYLTVTQYLQLVGGLSPMKAGLYLLPAAFALIVTAVVSPMAASRFRPAYVVAVGLAVSGIGHVMLSLADSSSGIAQVVTGFAFVYAGGGPLIALGTDIVVGSAQPEQAGSAAALSETSTELGMALGVALLGSLGAAVYRGGVEVPEGVAASADDTLAGAVEAAQGVSSDVATVLLDSAREAFTDGMNVIGGIGAFVALASAVLVAVVIKIPATGAGDGADGSEGSADGAVPAVNVEG; this is encoded by the coding sequence GTGAGTACCACCGCCGATACCACCTCGCAGGCCGGACCCCGTGAGTGGTTGGGCCTGGCCGTGCTGGCGCTGCCGACCTTGCTGCTGTCCATCGATGTGAGCGTGCTGCACCTGGCTGTACCGCACATCAGTGAGGGCCTGAACCCCTCCGCCGCCCAGATGCTGTGGATCATCGACATCTACGGCTTCCTGATCGCCGGATTCCTGGTGACCATGGGCACCCTGGGCGACCGGATCGGCCGCCGGAAGCTGCTGCTGATCGGCGCCGCCGCGTTCGGCCTGGCGTCGCTGGCCGCCGTCTTCGCCGACGACTCGGCCACGCTGATAGCGGCGCGGGCCGCGATGGGCATCGCCGGCGCCACGCTGATGCCCTCGACCCTCGCCCTGATCATCAACATGTTCCGCGACGCGCGCCAGCGCGGCGTGGCGATCGCGGTCTGGGTCACCATGTTCTCCGTGGGCATCGCGCTCGGCCCGGTGGTCGGCGGCGCCATGCTGGAGTACTTCTGGTGGGGTTCGGTCTTCCTGCTCGGCGTGCCCATCATGGGCGTGCTGCTGGTGGCGGGCCCGATCCTGCTGCCGGAGTACCGCGACGAGGAGGCCGGTCGGCTCGACCTGACCAGCGTGGCGCTGTCGCTCGCCACGATCCTTCCGGTGATCTACGGACTGAAGGAGATCGCCAACGACGGGGTCGGCCCGGTCCCGCTCGCGGCGATCGTCGTCGGCCTGGTCGTCGGCGTGCTGTTCATCCGCCGGCAGCGCACGCTGGAGAGCCCGCTCCTCGACCTCGGCCTCTTCGGCAACTCCACCTTCCGTACGGCCCTGGTGACGCTGCTGCTCAGCATGCTGGTGGCCGGCGGCACCTATCTGACGGTGACGCAGTACCTCCAGCTCGTCGGCGGACTGTCCCCGATGAAGGCCGGTCTGTACCTGCTGCCGGCGGCCTTCGCGCTGATCGTGACGGCCGTGGTGTCCCCGATGGCGGCGAGCAGGTTCCGTCCCGCGTACGTGGTCGCCGTCGGGCTTGCCGTGTCGGGTATCGGCCATGTGATGCTGAGCCTGGCCGACAGCTCGTCGGGCATCGCTCAGGTGGTGACGGGCTTCGCGTTCGTCTACGCCGGCGGTGGCCCGCTCATCGCTCTGGGCACGGACATCGTCGTCGGATCGGCCCAGCCCGAGCAGGCCGGGTCGGCCGCGGCCCTCTCGGAGACCAGCACCGAACTCGGCATGGCGCTGGGCGTCGCCCTGCTCGGCAGCCTCGGCGCCGCCGTGTACCGCGGTGGGGTCGAAGTCCCCGAGGGGGTGGCGGCGAGCGCGGATGACACGCTTGCCGGAGCGGTCGAGGCGGCGCAGGGCGTGTCCTCGGACGTGGCGACCGTCCTGCTCGACTCAGCCCGGGAGGCCTTCACCGACGGCATGAACGTCATCGGGGGCATCGGGGCGTTCGTCGCGCTGGCCTCCGCCGTGCTGGTGGCGGTGGTCATCAAGATTCCGGCCACCGGAGCGGGCGATGGCGCCGACGGTTCCGAGGGTTCGGCCGACGGCGCCGTTCCGGCCGTCAATGTGGAGGGCTAG
- a CDS encoding thioesterase domain-containing protein, which produces MALPHAGGWPSAFRSWWQVLPEDVECVVAQLPGRGARINEPLVTRVEPLVDALVRGLAELDPMPYAVIGHSFGSVLGYELTRAMEHGGLPPTLLAVSARQPPCFPSEPPFAHLRSDAALLDHLVDMGGMSPGLVDRADLVRSSLRAIRADLEAMETYRRPPFGTGVPILALGAVDDPVVIDERMHLWSLETSGGFSRQTFTGGHFYLYTPTNAAAVAARLIPGLDHPRSEPSFPHPVAR; this is translated from the coding sequence GTGGCACTGCCGCACGCCGGTGGGTGGCCGTCCGCGTTCCGCTCCTGGTGGCAGGTGCTGCCCGAGGACGTCGAGTGTGTCGTCGCCCAGCTGCCCGGCCGGGGCGCGCGCATCAACGAGCCTCTGGTGACCCGCGTCGAGCCGCTGGTCGACGCGCTCGTTCGCGGTCTGGCGGAGCTGGATCCGATGCCGTACGCGGTCATCGGGCACAGCTTCGGCAGCGTGCTCGGATACGAGCTCACCCGGGCGATGGAGCACGGCGGTCTGCCGCCCACGCTGCTTGCGGTGTCGGCGCGTCAGCCGCCGTGCTTCCCCAGCGAGCCGCCGTTCGCCCACCTGAGGAGCGATGCGGCACTCCTCGACCATCTTGTGGACATGGGCGGGATGTCTCCCGGGCTTGTGGACCGTGCCGACCTGGTCCGGTCGTCGCTCCGGGCGATCAGGGCCGATCTGGAGGCGATGGAGACCTACAGGCGGCCGCCGTTCGGCACCGGCGTCCCCATCCTGGCGCTCGGCGCGGTGGACGACCCGGTCGTCATCGACGAGCGGATGCACCTGTGGTCGCTGGAGACGTCGGGCGGCTTCAGCCGGCAGACGTTCACGGGCGGTCACTTCTACCTCTACACACCCACCAACGCGGCAGCCGTCGCCGCCCGGCTGATCCCCGGCCTCGACCACCCCCGGTCGGAGCCGTCCTTCCCACACCCCGTCGCCCGATGA
- a CDS encoding class II histone deacetylase, giving the protein MSTSRLAWFSHEICFWHDPGPGSGYVPVGPGVEPLRQFAVDPDLRRAEGLVKALGVMDRFTPLTPTPASDEELLLVHVPDHIERVEAASAAGAGDAGVYAYVNYHSAQAARLAVGACVQAATGVLDGRFDRAYCLVRPPGHHAEPDRAMALCLYNNLAVAARAAQRQGARRVLILDWDVHHGNGIQRTFYEDPDVLYISVHQEGLFPAASGLVLETGEGAGAGSTLNVPLPAGSGHGAYLAVMDRIVEPAARAFDPDLILVAAGVDASGHDPMGRMLCTSRTFHTMTSTMCRLADELTGGRIVFAHEGGYSAWYQPMLVLGTASAIAGLPAPQDPFLHSLEHLPGQRLQRHQERVIAHLEAHHPLLAGAAPTAGRSAVAGSPAPEDVGPR; this is encoded by the coding sequence GTGAGCACCTCCCGTCTCGCGTGGTTCAGCCACGAGATCTGTTTCTGGCACGACCCCGGTCCCGGATCGGGGTACGTGCCGGTCGGGCCTGGCGTCGAGCCGTTGCGCCAGTTCGCGGTCGACCCGGACCTCCGGCGTGCCGAGGGGCTGGTCAAGGCGCTCGGTGTGATGGACCGGTTCACCCCTCTCACCCCGACGCCGGCCTCCGACGAGGAGTTGCTCCTCGTGCACGTCCCCGATCACATCGAGCGGGTCGAGGCGGCCTCGGCGGCGGGCGCGGGCGACGCCGGTGTGTACGCGTACGTCAACTACCACAGCGCACAGGCCGCGAGGCTGGCCGTCGGGGCCTGTGTGCAGGCCGCCACGGGCGTCCTGGACGGCCGCTTCGACCGGGCGTACTGCCTGGTGAGGCCGCCCGGCCATCATGCGGAGCCGGACCGGGCGATGGCGCTGTGCCTCTACAACAACCTGGCGGTGGCCGCCCGTGCGGCGCAGCGCCAGGGCGCGCGCCGCGTGCTGATCCTGGACTGGGACGTGCACCACGGCAACGGCATCCAGCGGACCTTCTACGAGGACCCCGACGTGCTGTACATCTCGGTGCACCAGGAAGGGCTGTTCCCGGCTGCGTCCGGTCTCGTTCTGGAGACCGGCGAGGGCGCGGGGGCGGGCAGCACTCTCAACGTGCCGCTGCCCGCAGGCTCGGGACACGGCGCGTATCTGGCGGTGATGGACCGGATCGTGGAGCCGGCGGCCCGTGCCTTCGACCCCGATCTGATCCTGGTGGCGGCGGGCGTCGACGCGAGCGGCCACGATCCGATGGGCCGGATGCTCTGCACCAGCCGCACCTTCCACACGATGACGTCGACGATGTGCCGGCTCGCGGACGAACTGACCGGGGGCAGGATCGTCTTCGCCCACGAGGGTGGCTACTCGGCGTGGTACCAGCCGATGCTGGTGCTGGGAACGGCGAGTGCGATCGCCGGTCTGCCGGCCCCTCAGGACCCGTTCCTGCACTCGCTCGAGCACCTTCCGGGTCAGCGTCTCCAACGTCACCAGGAGCGGGTGATCGCGCACCTGGAAGCGCATCACCCGCTGCTGGCGGGCGCGGCACCCACGGCCGGTCGGTCCGCGGTGGCCGGGAGTCCCGCGCCCGAGGACGTGGGGCCGAGATGA